A stretch of Bordetella genomosp. 13 DNA encodes these proteins:
- a CDS encoding LysE family translocator — translation MLPIDTLTAFFGIAVLLALAPGPDNLFVLVQSAISGRAAGMAVVLGLCTGVLGHTMAVAVGLAGMFAASPAAFTALKLAGAAYLVYLAWQAWRAPVAAGAMGRSDRLPIPALYRRGVFMSLTNPKVLLFFFAFLPQFTRPDAGPVAWQLVTLGVVFMVAALLVFSAIAMFSGTFGQLLQRSPAAQRALNRLAAMVFVGLALRLATSSR, via the coding sequence ATGCTTCCTATCGATACCTTGACGGCCTTCTTCGGCATCGCGGTGCTGCTGGCGCTGGCGCCTGGGCCCGACAATCTGTTCGTGCTGGTGCAGTCGGCCATCTCGGGGCGCGCCGCGGGCATGGCCGTCGTGCTGGGGCTGTGCACCGGTGTGCTGGGCCACACCATGGCCGTGGCGGTGGGGCTGGCCGGAATGTTCGCGGCCTCGCCGGCCGCCTTCACCGCGCTGAAGCTGGCGGGCGCGGCATACCTGGTCTATCTGGCATGGCAGGCCTGGCGCGCGCCCGTGGCGGCTGGCGCGATGGGGCGCTCCGACCGCCTGCCCATCCCCGCGCTCTATCGGCGCGGCGTGTTCATGAGCCTGACCAATCCCAAGGTGCTGCTGTTCTTCTTCGCCTTCCTGCCGCAATTCACGCGGCCGGACGCCGGTCCCGTCGCATGGCAACTGGTCACGCTGGGCGTGGTCTTCATGGTGGCGGCCTTGCTGGTGTTCAGCGCCATCGCCATGTTCTCGGGCACGTTCGGCCAGCTGCTGCAGCGATCCCCCGCGGCGCAGCGCGCGTTGAATCGGCTGGCGGCGATGGTGTTCGTGGGATTGGCGTTGCGGCTCGCCACGTCGAGCCGCTGA
- a CDS encoding MBL fold metallo-hydrolase, with protein MNPNEHQLQYPWGDAQPEPGTAQTVADGVKWIRMPLPFALDHINLWLLRDEIDGRHGWTVIDCGISRDEVKTLWDQVFERELEGLPVLRVLVTHMHPDHMGLADWICQRWQAPLWMSMTDYVTAALWSSNQSGAGPNGEAAVRHFAAHGMTDPESLEQIRQRAGYYPNLVPSVPRSFVRVMHGDLVRIGKHEWQVIVGYGHAPEHVSLNCDALRVMISGDMVLPRISTNVSVFAYEPESNPLPLYLDSLDGYKDLHADTLVLPSHGRPFKGLHQRIAQQHSHHADRLAEVLQACATPQSTSDIVPVLFKRKLDLHQMTFAMGEALAHLHALYFDGKLTRSTGSDGIVRFVAA; from the coding sequence ATGAATCCCAACGAACACCAGCTCCAGTATCCCTGGGGCGACGCCCAGCCCGAACCCGGCACGGCGCAGACCGTGGCCGACGGCGTGAAGTGGATCCGCATGCCGCTGCCTTTCGCGCTGGACCACATCAATCTCTGGTTGCTGCGCGACGAGATCGACGGGCGCCATGGCTGGACCGTCATCGACTGCGGCATCTCGCGCGACGAAGTGAAGACGCTGTGGGACCAGGTGTTCGAGCGCGAACTCGAGGGCCTGCCCGTGCTGCGCGTGCTGGTCACCCACATGCATCCCGACCACATGGGCCTGGCCGACTGGATCTGCCAGCGCTGGCAGGCGCCGCTGTGGATGAGCATGACCGATTACGTCACCGCCGCGCTGTGGTCGTCGAACCAGAGCGGCGCGGGCCCGAACGGCGAGGCCGCGGTGCGCCACTTCGCCGCCCACGGCATGACCGACCCCGAGTCGCTGGAACAGATCCGCCAGCGCGCCGGCTACTACCCCAACCTGGTGCCGTCGGTGCCGCGCAGTTTCGTGCGAGTGATGCATGGCGACCTCGTGCGCATTGGCAAGCACGAATGGCAGGTCATCGTGGGATATGGGCATGCGCCCGAACACGTCTCGCTGAACTGCGATGCGCTGCGCGTGATGATTTCCGGGGACATGGTGCTGCCGCGCATCTCCACCAACGTCAGCGTGTTCGCCTACGAGCCCGAGTCCAATCCCCTGCCGCTGTACCTGGACTCGCTGGACGGCTACAAGGACCTGCACGCCGATACGCTGGTGCTGCCGTCGCACGGCCGGCCCTTCAAGGGCCTGCACCAGCGCATCGCGCAGCAGCACAGCCATCATGCCGATCGCCTGGCCGAGGTGCTGCAGGCCTGCGCCACGCCGCAATCCACTTCGGACATCGTGCCGGTGCTGTTCAAGCGCAAACTCGACCTGCACCAGATGACGTTTGCCATGGGCGAAGCCCTGGCGCACCTGCATGCACTGTATTTCGACGGCAAGCTGACGCGGTCCACCGGATCGGACGGCATCGTGCGCTTCGTCGCGGCCTGA
- a CDS encoding MerR family transcriptional regulator, which translates to MPPSTWTISELAREFAITPRTIRFYEDQGIVSPARDGRNRVYSARDRTRLKLALRGKRLGLQLSEICALIDMYDSPVDTAAQLREYLNVLGRHRAALEQQRRDIEETLQEIGDQERQCHELLAQRG; encoded by the coding sequence ATGCCGCCGTCAACCTGGACCATCTCCGAACTCGCCCGCGAATTCGCCATCACGCCCCGCACGATCCGCTTCTACGAAGATCAGGGCATCGTCAGTCCGGCCCGCGACGGCCGCAACCGCGTCTACAGCGCGCGCGACCGCACGCGGCTGAAGCTGGCCCTGCGCGGCAAGCGGCTGGGGCTGCAGTTGTCGGAGATCTGCGCGCTCATCGACATGTACGACAGTCCGGTCGACACGGCCGCGCAGTTGCGCGAATACCTGAACGTGCTGGGCCGGCACCGCGCCGCCCTGGAACAGCAGCGTCGCGACATCGAGGAAACCCTGCAGGAAATCGGCGACCAGGAACGCCAGTGCCACGAGCTGCTGGCGCAGCGCGGCTGA
- a CDS encoding isovaleryl-CoA dehydrogenase produces the protein MDIPGLSFDLGEDLDMLRDAVRAFAREEIAPRAAEVDRSDQFPMDLWRKFGDLGVLGMTVSEDYGGTAMGYLAHLVVMEEISRASASIGLSYGAHSNLCVNQIFRNGNDAQKERYLPKLVSGEHVGALAMSEPGAGSDVVSMRLRADKKGDRYVLNGTKMWITNGPDADTLVVYAKTDPEAHQRGITAFLVEKGFKGFSVAQKLDKLGMRGSHTGELVFEDCEVPEENVLGQVNGGVKVLMSGLDYERAVLSGGPLGIMQAVMDVTVPYVHDRKQFGQPIGQFQLIQGKIADMYSVLQASRAFCYAVGKNLDRLGREHVRQVRKDCAALILYTAEKATWMAGEGVQILGGNGYINEYPVGRLWRDAKLYEIGAGTSEIRRMLIGRELFNETA, from the coding sequence ATGGATATTCCCGGCCTAAGTTTCGATCTGGGCGAAGACCTGGACATGCTGCGCGACGCCGTGCGCGCCTTCGCGCGGGAAGAGATCGCGCCGCGCGCCGCCGAAGTGGACCGCAGCGACCAGTTCCCCATGGACCTGTGGCGCAAGTTCGGCGACCTGGGCGTGCTGGGCATGACGGTCAGCGAAGATTACGGCGGCACCGCCATGGGCTACCTGGCGCACCTGGTGGTGATGGAAGAAATCTCGCGCGCCAGCGCTTCGATCGGGCTGTCGTACGGCGCGCATTCCAACCTGTGCGTGAACCAGATCTTCCGCAATGGCAACGATGCGCAGAAAGAGCGCTACCTGCCCAAGCTGGTATCGGGCGAGCACGTGGGCGCGCTGGCCATGAGCGAGCCGGGCGCGGGCTCTGACGTGGTCAGCATGCGCCTGCGCGCCGACAAGAAGGGTGACCGCTACGTGCTGAACGGCACCAAGATGTGGATCACCAACGGCCCCGACGCCGACACGCTGGTGGTCTACGCCAAGACCGATCCCGAGGCGCATCAGCGCGGCATCACGGCGTTCCTGGTCGAAAAGGGCTTCAAGGGATTCTCGGTGGCGCAGAAGCTGGACAAGCTGGGCATGCGCGGCAGCCACACCGGCGAGCTGGTGTTCGAGGATTGCGAGGTGCCCGAAGAAAACGTGCTGGGACAGGTCAACGGCGGGGTCAAGGTGTTGATGAGCGGCCTGGACTACGAACGCGCCGTGCTGTCGGGCGGGCCGCTGGGCATCATGCAGGCGGTGATGGACGTGACCGTGCCGTATGTGCACGACCGCAAGCAATTCGGCCAGCCCATCGGGCAATTTCAGCTGATCCAGGGCAAGATCGCCGACATGTACAGCGTGCTGCAGGCCAGCCGCGCCTTCTGCTATGCCGTGGGCAAGAACCTGGACCGCCTGGGCCGCGAGCACGTGCGCCAGGTGCGCAAGGACTGCGCCGCGCTGATCCTGTATACCGCCGAGAAGGCCACGTGGATGGCGGGCGAAGGCGTGCAGATCCTGGGCGGCAACGGCTACATCAACGAATACCCGGTGGGCCGCCTGTGGCGCGACGCCAAACTGTATGAGATTGGCGCGGGCACCAGCGAGATCCGGCGCATGCTGATCGGCCGCGAGTTGTTCAATGAGACGGCCTGA
- a CDS encoding acetyl-CoA C-acetyltransferase, which yields MSDPIVIVSVARTPMGGMLGSLSGLAAHELGSVAIKAAVERAGLKPEQVEEVIMGNVLQAGQGQAPARQAALGAGLPLGVSCTTIHKVCGSGLKAAMFGHDLLAAGTVDVVVAGGQESMSNAPYLMLKGRQGYRYGHATVYDHMALDGLEDAYDRGKAMGVFAEDCAAKYEFTREAQDAFSLESLRRARAASEDGSFKWEIAPVTVAGRKGDVVVDTDEAPTKAMPEKIPTLKPAFKKDGTVTAANSSSISDGAAAMVLMRASTAEKLGCKPLARIVAHTQHSQEPNWFTTAPVGALKNLYAKTGWKPADVDLYEINEAFAVVTMAAMKDFDLPHDKVNIHGGATALGHPIGASGARLVATLIGALRKTGGKKGVVTLCIGGGEAVAMAIEMV from the coding sequence ATGTCAGATCCCATCGTCATCGTTTCCGTCGCCCGCACGCCCATGGGCGGCATGCTGGGCAGCCTGTCCGGCCTGGCCGCGCACGAGCTGGGCTCCGTCGCCATCAAGGCGGCCGTCGAGCGCGCAGGCCTCAAGCCGGAGCAGGTCGAGGAAGTCATCATGGGCAACGTGCTGCAGGCTGGCCAGGGCCAGGCGCCTGCTCGCCAGGCCGCGCTGGGCGCGGGTCTGCCGCTGGGCGTGTCGTGCACGACCATACACAAGGTGTGCGGCTCGGGCTTGAAGGCGGCCATGTTCGGGCATGACCTGCTGGCGGCCGGCACGGTCGATGTGGTGGTCGCCGGCGGCCAGGAAAGCATGAGCAACGCGCCCTACCTGATGCTCAAGGGCCGCCAGGGCTATCGCTACGGCCACGCCACGGTCTATGACCACATGGCGCTGGATGGCCTCGAAGATGCCTACGATCGCGGCAAGGCCATGGGCGTGTTCGCCGAAGACTGCGCCGCCAAGTACGAGTTCACCCGTGAAGCGCAGGACGCCTTCTCGCTCGAGTCACTGCGCCGCGCGCGCGCCGCCTCGGAAGACGGCTCGTTCAAGTGGGAGATCGCGCCCGTCACGGTCGCCGGCCGCAAGGGCGACGTGGTGGTGGACACCGACGAGGCGCCCACCAAGGCCATGCCCGAGAAGATCCCCACGCTGAAGCCGGCCTTCAAGAAGGACGGCACCGTCACGGCCGCCAACTCGTCGTCCATCTCGGACGGCGCCGCCGCCATGGTGCTGATGCGCGCCTCGACGGCCGAGAAGCTGGGCTGCAAGCCGCTGGCCCGCATCGTGGCCCACACGCAGCATTCGCAGGAGCCCAACTGGTTCACCACCGCCCCGGTCGGCGCGCTGAAGAACCTGTACGCCAAGACTGGCTGGAAGCCCGCCGACGTCGATCTGTACGAGATCAACGAGGCCTTCGCGGTGGTGACCATGGCCGCCATGAAAGACTTCGACCTGCCGCACGACAAGGTCAACATCCACGGCGGCGCCACCGCGCTGGGCCATCCCATCGGCGCCTCGGGCGCACGCCTGGTCGCCACCCTGATCGGCGCATTGCGCAAGACCGGCGGCAAGAAGGGCGTCGTCACCCTGTGCATCGGCGGCGGCGAAGCCGTCGCCATGGCCATCGAGATGGTGTGA
- a CDS encoding carboxyl transferase domain-containing protein has protein sequence MPIIESRINPRSQDYADNARAMQSQLDDLAEQMARTALGGNEAARAKHTARGKLLPRERVERLVDPGSPFLELSPLAAHGMYDGEAPGAGIITGIGRVAGVECVIVCNDATVKGGTYYPLTVKKHLRAQEIAAQNRLPCVYLVDSGGANLPRQDEVFPDRDHFGRIFYNQANMSAQGIAQIAVVMGSCTAGGAYVPAMSDESIIVRNQGTIFLGGPPLVRAATGEIVSAEDLGGGDVHTRLSGVADHLAANDLHALQLARGAVARLNRTKPQPLALQPVCEPRYDPAELNGIIPADTRKPYDVREVIARIVDGSEFDEFKARFGTTLVTGFAHIHGMPVGIVANNGILFSESAQKGAHFIELCAQRKIPLVFLQNITGFMVGRKYENEGIARHGAKMVTAVATAAVPKFTVLIGGSFGAGNYGMCGRAYSPRLLFMWPNARISVMGGEQAASVLATVRREGIEAKGGEWPAHEEDAFKAPIREQYEREGHPYYATARLWDDGIIAPADTRRVLGLGLSAALNAPIEDTRFGVFRM, from the coding sequence ATGCCGATTATCGAATCACGCATCAACCCGCGTTCGCAGGACTACGCCGACAATGCGCGTGCCATGCAATCGCAACTGGATGATCTGGCCGAGCAGATGGCCCGTACCGCGTTGGGCGGCAACGAGGCCGCGCGTGCCAAGCACACGGCGCGCGGCAAGCTGTTGCCGCGCGAGCGTGTCGAGCGGCTGGTGGATCCGGGCAGCCCGTTCCTGGAGCTGTCGCCGCTGGCCGCGCACGGCATGTATGACGGCGAGGCGCCCGGCGCCGGCATCATCACCGGCATCGGGCGCGTGGCAGGCGTCGAATGCGTGATCGTGTGCAACGATGCCACGGTCAAGGGCGGCACCTACTATCCGCTTACGGTGAAGAAGCATCTGCGCGCCCAGGAGATCGCCGCGCAGAACCGCCTGCCGTGCGTATATCTGGTCGACTCGGGGGGCGCCAACCTGCCGCGGCAGGACGAGGTGTTTCCCGACCGCGACCACTTTGGCCGCATCTTCTACAACCAGGCCAACATGTCCGCGCAGGGCATCGCGCAGATCGCCGTGGTGATGGGCTCGTGCACGGCCGGGGGCGCCTATGTGCCGGCCATGAGCGACGAGTCCATCATCGTGCGCAACCAGGGCACCATCTTCCTGGGGGGGCCGCCGCTGGTGCGCGCGGCCACGGGCGAGATCGTCAGCGCCGAAGACCTGGGCGGCGGCGACGTGCACACGCGGCTGTCGGGCGTGGCCGATCACCTGGCCGCCAACGACCTGCACGCGCTGCAACTGGCGCGCGGCGCCGTGGCCCGCCTCAATCGCACCAAGCCGCAGCCCCTGGCGCTGCAGCCGGTGTGCGAGCCGCGCTACGACCCGGCCGAGCTGAACGGCATCATTCCGGCCGACACGCGCAAGCCGTACGACGTGCGCGAGGTCATCGCGCGCATCGTCGACGGATCCGAGTTCGACGAATTCAAGGCGCGGTTCGGCACCACGCTGGTAACGGGCTTTGCGCACATACACGGCATGCCGGTCGGCATCGTGGCCAACAACGGCATCCTGTTCTCCGAGTCCGCGCAGAAAGGCGCGCACTTCATCGAACTGTGCGCGCAGCGCAAGATCCCGCTGGTGTTCCTGCAGAACATCACCGGCTTCATGGTGGGCCGCAAGTATGAGAACGAGGGCATCGCGCGCCACGGCGCCAAGATGGTGACCGCGGTGGCGACTGCGGCCGTGCCCAAGTTCACCGTGCTCATCGGCGGCTCTTTCGGCGCCGGCAACTATGGCATGTGCGGACGAGCGTATTCGCCGCGCCTCTTGTTCATGTGGCCCAATGCGCGCATCTCGGTCATGGGCGGCGAGCAGGCCGCCAGCGTGCTGGCTACCGTGAGGCGCGAGGGCATCGAGGCCAAGGGTGGCGAATGGCCGGCCCACGAAGAAGACGCCTTCAAGGCGCCGATCCGCGAACAGTACGAGCGTGAGGGCCATCCCTATTACGCCACGGCGCGCCTGTGGGACGACGGCATCATCGCGCCGGCGGACACGCGCCGCGTGCTGGGCCTGGGCCTGTCGGCCGCGCTGAACGCGCCGATCGAGGACACGCGCTTCGGCGTGTTCCGCATGTAG
- a CDS encoding acetyl/propionyl/methylcrotonyl-CoA carboxylase subunit alpha: MSKTFHTLLIANRGEIACRVAATARRMGIRTVAVYSDADAQARHVDACDVAVRIGGPEPRASYLRADAILQAARDTGAQAIHPGYGFLSENEDFARAVAQAGMVFVGPPAEAIAAMGSKSAAKTLMEKAGVPLVPGYHGDNQDAAFLQSQADAIGYPVLIKASAGGGGKGMRVVESAAAFADALASCRREAASSFGDDRVLIERYLQKPRHIEIQVFADTQGGCVYLFERDCSVQRRHQKVIEEAPAPGMTDERRHAMGEAAVAAARAVGYVGAGTVEFIAEPDGRFYFMEMNTRLQVEHPVTELITGHDLVEWQLRVAAGQPLPARQQDLRISGHAIEARLYAENPDSGFLPSIGKLVHLDLPPHAAFVNGEVRVDGGVRAGDAITPFYDPMIAKLIVHGADRDQARLRMLQALAQTRVVGVQTNAAFLARLMRDEAFAAADLDTGLIERRRDTLLPPARPADADTLALASAALLARQGMGAADGAASADPWSVADGWRVNGRLPQQLVWIDGGDMRTVMATRVPDGWQLDCGQGSHAWSWRAQSAGSDAYEVRISLDGRETGGTVVVHGEQFHVFRGDTVHVLEQHDALRHAADDEHAHGGGLTAPMPGKIISISVAVGDTVRKGQPLLVMEAMKMEHTISAPADGEVREVFYAVGDQVTEGAELVAIESAQT, from the coding sequence ATGAGCAAAACGTTCCACACCCTGTTGATTGCCAACCGCGGCGAGATCGCCTGCCGCGTCGCGGCCACCGCCCGCCGCATGGGCATACGCACTGTCGCCGTGTATTCCGATGCCGACGCGCAGGCGCGCCACGTGGACGCCTGCGACGTGGCCGTGCGCATCGGTGGCCCCGAGCCGCGGGCCAGCTACCTGCGCGCCGATGCGATCCTGCAGGCCGCGCGCGACACCGGCGCGCAGGCCATCCATCCCGGCTATGGCTTCCTGTCCGAGAACGAAGACTTCGCGCGCGCCGTTGCCCAGGCCGGCATGGTGTTCGTGGGCCCGCCGGCAGAGGCCATCGCCGCCATGGGCAGCAAGTCGGCCGCCAAGACGCTGATGGAGAAGGCCGGCGTGCCGCTGGTGCCCGGCTATCACGGCGACAACCAGGACGCGGCCTTCCTGCAGTCGCAGGCCGATGCCATCGGATATCCGGTGCTGATCAAGGCCAGCGCCGGCGGCGGCGGCAAGGGCATGCGCGTGGTTGAAAGCGCCGCGGCCTTCGCCGATGCGCTGGCCTCGTGCCGTCGCGAGGCGGCCTCGAGCTTCGGCGACGATCGCGTGCTGATCGAGCGCTATCTGCAGAAGCCCCGCCACATCGAGATCCAGGTGTTCGCCGACACGCAGGGCGGATGCGTCTACCTGTTCGAGCGCGACTGCTCGGTGCAGCGACGTCACCAGAAGGTCATCGAGGAAGCGCCCGCGCCGGGCATGACCGACGAGCGCCGGCACGCCATGGGCGAAGCGGCCGTGGCGGCCGCGCGGGCCGTAGGCTACGTAGGCGCGGGCACGGTGGAATTCATCGCCGAGCCCGATGGCCGCTTCTACTTCATGGAGATGAACACGCGCCTGCAGGTCGAGCATCCGGTCACCGAACTGATCACGGGGCACGACCTGGTCGAATGGCAGCTGCGCGTGGCCGCCGGCCAGCCGCTGCCGGCACGACAGCAGGATCTGCGCATCTCGGGCCATGCCATCGAGGCGCGCCTATACGCCGAAAACCCTGACAGCGGCTTCCTGCCGTCCATCGGCAAGCTGGTCCACCTGGATCTGCCGCCGCACGCCGCCTTCGTCAATGGCGAGGTCCGTGTGGACGGCGGCGTGCGCGCGGGCGACGCCATCACGCCTTTCTACGATCCCATGATCGCCAAGCTGATCGTGCACGGGGCGGATCGCGACCAGGCGCGGCTGCGCATGCTGCAGGCGCTGGCGCAGACGCGCGTGGTGGGCGTGCAGACCAACGCGGCCTTCCTGGCCCGACTGATGCGCGACGAGGCCTTCGCCGCAGCGGACCTGGACACCGGGCTCATCGAGCGGCGCCGCGACACGCTGCTGCCGCCGGCGCGCCCTGCCGACGCCGACACGCTGGCCCTTGCCAGCGCCGCGCTGCTGGCGCGTCAGGGCATGGGCGCCGCGGATGGGGCAGCGTCCGCCGATCCGTGGAGCGTGGCCGATGGGTGGCGCGTGAACGGCCGCCTGCCGCAGCAGCTGGTATGGATCGACGGCGGGGACATGCGCACGGTCATGGCCACGCGCGTGCCTGATGGATGGCAGCTCGATTGCGGACAGGGCTCGCATGCGTGGAGCTGGCGCGCGCAGTCCGCCGGTTCTGATGCGTACGAGGTGCGCATCTCGCTGGACGGCCGCGAGACCGGCGGGACCGTGGTGGTTCACGGCGAGCAGTTCCATGTGTTTCGGGGCGATACCGTGCACGTGCTGGAGCAGCACGATGCCCTGCGGCATGCCGCCGACGACGAGCACGCGCACGGCGGCGGCCTGACCGCTCCCATGCCCGGCAAGATCATCTCGATCAGCGTGGCGGTCGGCGACACGGTGCGCAAGGGGCAGCCGCTGTTGGTGATGGAGGCCATGAAGATGGAGCACACCATTTCGGCGCCAGCCGACGGCGAGGTGCGCGAGGTGTTCTATGCGGTCGGTGACCAGGTGACGGAAGGGGCCGAACTGGTGGCGATAGAGTCCGCGCAAACCTAA